A single region of the Nicotiana sylvestris chromosome 6, ASM39365v2, whole genome shotgun sequence genome encodes:
- the LOC104217621 gene encoding polygalacturonase-like, whose protein sequence is MANFKTMTCTGVSLLLFFCLIPSCLAYNVVSFGARGDGRTDSTSAFLRAWSAACHSTSQANVYIPRGTYLVRTLNLNGPCRRRIEFRIDGTLIAPTNYHAIGHSEFWIMFYKVSGLSVYGGTMNAKGHGYWSCRNGGKSCPQGARSIQFMWCNNVLLRGLTSLHSQRVHVGIGYSSNVRVENVKIIAPSGSPNTDGIHVQNSRGVTIYGSIIQTGDDCISVGPGSMNLWIEKIGCGPGHGISIGSLGSSYNEAGVANITVTNSVFTKTQNGVRVKSWARPSGGYAKNLMFSNLIMKNVGYPIIIDQNYCPNNNCPHQNSGVKVSQVTYKNVKGTSSTQAAMKFDCSYTNPCTGIRLQDIKLTHNDRLRRPAISYCRNASGRRGGTVTPRSCF, encoded by the exons ATGGCCAACTTCAAAACCATGACATGTACCGGTGTTTCTTTGTTGCTCTTCTTTTGTTTAATACCTTCTTGTTTAGCCTACAATGTGGTTAGTTTTGGGGCTAGGGGAGATGGGAGGACAGACTCAACTTCCGCATTTCTTCGCGCTTGGTCTGCTGCCTGCCACTCTACTAGCCAGGCCAATGTGTATATTCCACGAGGAACATATTTGGTAAGAACGTTGAATTTAAACGGCCCTTGCCGGAGAAGAATTGAGTTCCGAATTGACGGTACTCTTATTGCTCCGACCAATTATCACGCAATTGGTCATTCTGAGTTCTGGATTATGTTTTATAAGGTAAGTGGGCTTTCAGTGTATGGAGGAACTATGAACGCCAAGGGTCATGGTTATTGGTCGTGCCGAAATGGTGGAAAGTCTTGCCCACAAGGAGCTAGG TCAATACAATTTATGTGGTGTAACAATGTACTGTTGAGGGGCTTAACATCACTCCACAGTCAAAGAGTACATGTGGGAATAGGTTACAGCAGCAATGTGAGAGTTGAGAATGTGAAGATAATAGCCCCAAGTGGAAGCCCAAATACTGATGGCATTCATGTACAAAACTCAAGAGGGGTTACCATTTACGGCAGCATCATCCAGACTGGAGATGACTGCATTTCCGTTGGCCCTGGTTCCATGAACTTGTGGATTGAAAAAATTGGATGTGGACCTGGACATGGCATCAG CATAGGAAGTTTGGGGAGTAGTTACAACGAAGCTGGAGTTGCGAATATAACAGTAACAAATTCGGTTTTCACGAAGACACAGAATGGCGTTAGAGTAAAGTCCTGGGCAAGACCAAGTGGTGGCTATGCTAAAAATCTCATGTTCTCAAATCTTATTATGAAGAATGTTGGGTACCCCATAATCATTGACCAAAACTATTGTCCCAATAATAATTGCCCTCatcag AATTCAGGAGTAAAGGTGAGTCAAGTAACATACAAGAATGTGAAAGGGACATCATCCACACAGGCAGCTATGAAATTTGATTGCAGTTATACAAATCCATGCACTGGAATCAGACTGCAAGACATAAAGCTTACTCACAATGATCGCTTAAGAAGGCCTGCAATATCCTACTGTAGAAATGCAAGTGGAAGACGTGGTGGCACAGTCACTCCCAGGAGTTGCTTCTAA